The Metasolibacillus fluoroglycofenilyticus genome segment GCTTTAATATGTCCATTATCAGGTTTTAACATGCCCATAATCATTTTAATTAAAGTGGTTTTTCCACAGCCAGAGGGACCAAGTAAGCCTACTAGTTGTCCCATCGGAATATTTAAGGAAAGTGGGGCGATTACTTGTTTATGATGAAATCTTTTTTCAACACAATTTAATGAGACTGCATAGTTCTCCATATATCTTCTCTCCTTTACTGAACAAAGTGTTGATGTGATTTGAATTTTACGTTAGCATTTGGACAAATACAATCAACAAATTTGACGTATATGTTAAGTGAATGGAGGAGTTGTATGTCTGTACATGAAAAAATGAATTTTGAAACAAAGCAGGCAATTAAAAAGGCATTAATTTCACAAATAGAGATAGTGGGTTTTGAACGTGTAACAGTGAAGGAGCTTGCTTTAGCAGCCAAAATCAATAGAGGAACATTTTACTTACATTACACGGATAAATTTGCGGTGATGGAAGATATACAACAGGAATTATTACATAATTTAGTGTACCGCGTGAAAAACATTCGACTGTTGGATGCCACACAAACAATACAAGCAGGGCAATTGTACCAACCATTTGTTGAAGTGATTCAATATATTACAGAGCAGGCAATATTTTTTCGTGTGCTGTTAGGAGAGCAAGGGAGTCCAGCTTTTAGTATTGGTGTAAAATCCATTTTTGGCGAGCATATTGTGCGAAATTTGACGGCTATAAAGGTAGATGGGATGGATATGGAGCTATGTGAATATTTACGAGCATTTATTTCCTCGGCTATTTTGGGTGTTATTCAAGAATGGTTAGCGAGTGGAGATGAGCATTTAAGCGTGAAGAAGCTTTCAATGATTCATTTTCGTTTGTTGAAATTTTTAGGTGGGATGTGGGGGCTATCTGAAAAGCCCCTTTTATTTTGAGAAAGCATTGAGTTAAAGGTTCTCATTGCTTCTCTTTTATCGAAGGTAAACATCGTTGGAGCCCGTGTTTACCATACTTTTAAAAGAGGCGCTCGCTATTTATATGTTTTGTGAAAGATAATCGCTACTGTCCAAAATGCCGGCTATGCATGGCTTTTTGGACAGCCTCCTCGATATTAGTCTACAACGATAACGCCCATTAATGAAGCTAGCTGAATTGCCTGAGAAGAGGATACTTTGCAGCCATTTAAGCTATTAATCGAAATGGTTAGTGTTTCAAAAGTAGATGAGCTAATATCGATGCCTTTTAATGAAGTTTGCTCGAAATTGGCGTCATTCAAATTGCAGCAATTGTATTCAATTCCTTTAAATTTGCATTCGTAAAAATCGCTATTTGTTAAGAGTGTTTTGTTGAATATCACTTTTTCAAGCTTTGCGCTGTCAAATGTTACTAAGTGTAAAATGCAATTGTCGAAACGTACATTGCCTAAAGAAGATGTAGGAAACTGGCTTCCTAACAGTTTGCAATTGATAAATTCCACGCGATGAATCGAGGATTTGCTAAAGTTTACATTGGACAAATCACAATTTTCAAAGCGAACATCGGTTAATTGGATATGGCTGAAATTTGTATAATTAAAGTGACTATTTTTCAGAATGGCTTTGTCGATACGAACCCTCTCTATTGCCTCATTCGTAAATGTAGAGTCAATAATTTCACACATTTCTAGCTCTGGATATTCCTCATACAAAATATCAGAGAAGTTTCTCGCAGTTAATTGTGCTGGGATTTTAGGTAAAGTAATTTTCATTAAAGGCTCCCT includes the following:
- a CDS encoding pentapeptide repeat-containing protein, with translation MKITLPKIPAQLTARNFSDILYEEYPELEMCEIIDSTFTNEAIERVRIDKAILKNSHFNYTNFSHIQLTDVRFENCDLSNVNFSKSSIHRVEFINCKLLGSQFPTSSLGNVRFDNCILHLVTFDSAKLEKVIFNKTLLTNSDFYECKFKGIEYNCCNLNDANFEQTSLKGIDISSSTFETLTISINSLNGCKVSSSQAIQLASLMGVIVVD
- a CDS encoding TetR/AcrR family transcriptional regulator produces the protein MSVHEKMNFETKQAIKKALISQIEIVGFERVTVKELALAAKINRGTFYLHYTDKFAVMEDIQQELLHNLVYRVKNIRLLDATQTIQAGQLYQPFVEVIQYITEQAIFFRVLLGEQGSPAFSIGVKSIFGEHIVRNLTAIKVDGMDMELCEYLRAFISSAILGVIQEWLASGDEHLSVKKLSMIHFRLLKFLGGMWGLSEKPLLF